In Nostoc piscinale CENA21, the genomic stretch TCCAACGCGGCGATTACTTAGTAATGGTCGATGGTACAGAAGCGGAAATTCAACACGCCCGCACAATTCTCCAACGTCGTGGTATTGAAGATTTTGACATTTTTGATGCTACTGATGTTGATACCGAATCCCATCGCGGTATGGATTGGACAAGACATCAAGAAACCCCAGTGATTGACAGTGGTCGCGCTAATTATCCGGTAACAGGCGATCGCGTAGATCCCACCGTCACCATTGTTGATCGCCGGGACGACATCCTCTAACTAAAACAAAAACCCTTCATTGCCAATCTATCAATCATTAAGTTAAACCAATGAAAAAACTAGCTCCCTTTTTTATTAGTGGCTTACTTCTTCTTGGTGCTGCTGCTTGTCAAAATCCTTCTCGCACCAGCGAATCAGCACCAGATACAGTAAATCAAAATCCTGCTTCCCCGGCTGCACAAACAACTCAAGAAGCAAAAGAAGACGCTCAAAGTGAACTGCGCCGCCGACAACTAAATGAAGATATCCGTGCGCGAGAACAACGCAACAATGCTACTGGTGGCGATACCCAAAGAGCGACAGGCGACCTTGCCAGTGAAGTCCGTTCTAAATTAGAAGCCAACATTCCTGATAGTCAGCTCACAGTTGCTGCCGATGAAAAAGGTACAGTCACTGTGAATGGTACTGTCAAAAATCAGGATCAGTTTAATAAGATTCAGCCCCTTGCCCAAGAAATTAAAGGTGTAAAGAGCGTAGTTAACAAAGCTGTTGTTGCTCCTCCTAAGCAATAATTGAGTCATGGCAGAGTGCTGAGTGAAGAGGCAAAATTTAAGTTAAAAGTCAACAATTTTATGACTTTTGAATTTTGATTTCCCCATAGGGGTGTAGGTATTCAAAACACTTACACCCCTATACTTTTATCTTTCAGCTGACGCTCATGACGAAGCCCTTACACCCTTCTTTTCAAATAATCTTTGTTGGCTTTTTAGCAAATACAAATATTTACATTGACCTATTTAATTGAATCCTAAAAGATAGCCAATAGCTTTCATTACAGCTAAATAGAAATTACCTTCTCTTTCGCGGAATAGTTGAAAAGGGTGCATAGGGGAACCAAAGAAAGGTCTGAGAGTCCAACCTAATTGGCTGCCAACAAAAGCATAAAGAAACAGCCAAGATTGTAAGATTCGCTTGCGAGTTTTACTACCATCATCCTCTTGTTCAATAACTATATTTGCTGCTTGGTATAAAGCGGAAATACCAATGAATCCAGTGATGGCAAAGATTAATACGTTTAATAAAAGTATAAATTGATAGTTATTGGTGGTGATTAAGAAAAACAGCGTAATTGGTGCAAAACTAAATAACAAAACACTTGTAACTGCAACTGCTGTCAGTACTAAGATAAAATGCTGACCAAAAGTCCGCTTGGAACCAAAGATAATATTAGAGAAAAACAGTGTAGGCAGACAAATTAGCAAAGTAATTAAATACAATGCAGGTAGTTTCACTGCCGAAGAAATAGCCTGCATCCAACTATGAGAAGAGCCAATTATTCCCCCATAGATGGCAATAAAAATAGAACTACAAACTAGCAAAGAAATTATCTTACTAGGGATTCTAATTCCTTGACGAACTTCTTCTAAAAAACCTTGGCGATCGCGCAGTAAACCAATTAACACCGCAAAGTATTTAATACTGCCAGCTTTCCGTTCCATTATGTTATCCTCACACAGATATTATTTAACTTTCATCATAGTAATCAGCACCAGAACCATACTTCCAAGCATCTATTAAGCGATGCCAGTAATATTGTTGTGGAGTTGGTAGGTTCTTAATCCATGTTTCTAACACTGGACTAAGATTAAACAAGGCAGTGTAAACACCTAAATTTCCATAATGCACCAACCAATCAAGTAAATTAACTAAACCAACTTGGGGAATTATCTTGGCAATTAATTTGGGATGAGATAACCCCGTTTTAATTAATGTTTGTGTTAATGCCGAAAACTGCACCACATCTTGCAAAAATGGCTTGAGGACTGGATTACCTAGCTTTTGCATTTCATCAAATACTGCCGCCAGTAATTGATTAATTTGCTCTGGGGAGAGATTTTGATTGACACCCACACTCATAGCTTTTTGAAATAACCAAGTCACGCTCAAATTTGGTTGATATGGTTGCAGTAATGACAATGCTTGTGCAGATAATTGGTTTGTTTGTAATGCTGCTTCAATCCCAAAAGTTAAACGTTTGAGGTGACGCACCATTGCCCCAAAACCGCCAAAACTTAACGGCGATTGACTACCACTGCTATCTCCGGCTGGTAAAATCCGATTCCAAGGAGTTTTGAGTGGACTGTCGCGGTAAGTCGGGAAAAAACCAAATAACGCTCGTTGAAATTTTAAATCTGACAATTCTACGCCTTGATATGTGGGCAGTAGGCGCAGATATTCTTCAAATAAAGTTTCTAAACTCAAGCGTTGTGGATGGGCATCCATGTAGGTAAATAAGTAGGTGGTTCTGCCGTCTCTAGCGGGAAAAGCTTCCCAGAAGTATTGGCACTGATTCTGCAAGGATGTAAAGGATAACAACAAATCGCCTGATGGATTTTCCGGAAAACCTTGAGCGCAACTTCCCACAACTAAACATAAAGCATCTGGTTTTTTGCCTTGGCGTGCTTGTTTAGTGATGGACGAAAAATGTCCCATTGCGTCGATGAGTAATTTAGCAGTAAATTGCTGATTGACAACTACACCATTGGGATGAACGACAACTTCAGTAAAGGGTGTATTTTCTAATAATTGTCCACCAGCCGCTAGAAATTTATTTTTTAATGTTGCCAGTAAATAAACAGGATCTACGCCAATATTGAGGACGTTTTCTACCCAAACTTCTGTACCACCATGAAAGCTAACTCTAGCTGGGTTATATTGAGTGGCGATCGCTGTTTCTAATTCTTCTTTTGTTAACAAGTTTAATTGCAAAAATACTTCTAATTCTTGGCGCGAAATATTCCATTCTTGCTCTCTGCCTTTTAATATTCCCCGCTCAATTAACGCTACACGCAATCCTCTGACTGCTAAAGCACAACCAATTAAAATGCCTAAAGTTCCACCGCAAATAATCACATCCCATTCCAGATGATCTAAATCTTGCTGACTTTCCTTGACTACTGTTGGTATGGGTGCAGTATTGTCTCGAATGGCTGTCAGGATGTCATCAGTACGACGCAACCCGCGCAATACATCTCCCGGAAGTTGAGACAGAATTTTTTCGGTTTGTGAACTAGACATACAGCGTTTTTCGGTTGAGTACACTCATGATCGTATCTTTGCAGGATTTGTCTGATTAGTACATTTGTATTAAAATACTGCTACAATGCCTAACAAACTCAGTAGCATTAGCAGAGGAACTATGAAAAAAATCGCACACAGTTACAAAAGTTCCATCTTACGTCCCGCATCACAGTCTGCGATCGCACCTCTACAACCGCCAGAAGAAAAAATCATCAGTGGTTGGGAGCGTTTAGTAGCGCAAGCCCAAACTATCAATCAAATGGCCGCCGAGTTAGAAACTGAGATTCTAGAACTAAAAGCGATCGCTGCTGCAATCAACAGTCAAAGAAATTATTGGTCAGGAAATGGTAAATCTCGGAAAAACGTTTTTAAATACTTTACAGTTAGTATTCCTTGGGTAAAACAAAAGTCAGATGATTCTTTAATTCTGACAACAAGAAAAATTGATTTATTCCGTGCTGAAAGAGAAGCCGCATCACTAGCACAAAAACTGAGACAGCATAATAAAAACCGCAGATTAGCCGCACAACGACACCAAAAAAACCAACAAAAGGCGGATATTGAACCAAAAACTTTTTCCTTGCGGGCGCTAATCAACAAATCTTAAAGTTATAAAAATTTAACCGTGGTTCACCCAATCGGTTGTAGCGGTTATGCTGATTGAAGTGGCACTGGTAGTTTTTTGCCAGATGCCACGCCCTAGTTGCATTCTGGCAACTACTAGAATGTAATATTTGGGACGATCAATCAGCGCATAAAAGGGGTAAAAAGAAGGTGTTAAATATAAAGACACTTTTAGTAATTATCGTTGGTTTTTTACCGTCCCTGTTTTCTTTGTGGTTAATCAGGAAAACCCATTTAAGAACAAGGGCGCAGCTCAGACAAGCCGCAATGAATTTTGCCGGGACAAGGGGTAGACACAACATCCAACTCATGGAGGGCGATCGCTACTACTTAGAAGGAGTAGGCTATTTAATTGGTGACATTAGTTGCAAATTTAACGCCCGTTCTGGTTATATTCGTTGTGCTGTTAACCCCTGTGGCCCCTGTCAAGGTTGTCGTTACTACGAGCAGAAAGAATTAACTAGTAGCGAATCAACTTAAAGATTAAAAATTTCAACTTTAATCATAATAAAGAATGAGTTTTGATGTGTTTTAGCCGATTCCACACTTTGCTCGGAAACGTAAAAGTCTTGTGAAGATGAGAAAATCAGCCTCAAGACATACTTGGTTCTTGTTGCTATCTGTGAGTCAAAAACTAAAACCGGGAACACTTTAAATAAGTGTTTAAGTTTTTAAAAGTTTATGGCAACAAATGATTATAATGCGACAACATCTTTACAAGAATGTCAAAAACAATTACAGCTTGATGTCCAATATCAAAAAATCCTGGCAAGGATTTTAGCTAAAATTCGGGGATCAGTACCATTAGAATCTTTGTGTTCAACTTCTTGCCAAGACCTTTGTCGCCAGTTAAAGATTGAGCGTGTAGCAATTTACCAGTTCAATCCTGACTGGAGTGGTAGTTTTATTAATCGTTTGGGCTTTGCTGAACCACCTTGGAATACACTGACAGCCTTTGGTCAAGATTTGGTGTGGCAAGATTCTCATTTACAAGAAACCCAGGGTGGAAGATATCGCAAAAATGAACCGTTTGCTGTGTCTGACATTTACGATGCAGGTCACGCGCGTTGCCATATTGAAGTGTTAGAACAGTTCCAGATTCGGGCGTATGCGATCGCACCTATTTTTATTGGTGCTAAACTGTGGGGTTTGCTGGCAGCTTATCAACACTCCGCTTCTCGGCAATGGGAACATCACGAAATCGAGTTCTTAGCACAAGCCGCTAGCCATCTAGGTATAGCGATGCAACAGGTCGAAATGATTGAGCAAACCAAACAACGCACCGCCGAATTGCAAGATGCGAT encodes the following:
- a CDS encoding BON domain-containing protein, which translates into the protein MKKLAPFFISGLLLLGAAACQNPSRTSESAPDTVNQNPASPAAQTTQEAKEDAQSELRRRQLNEDIRAREQRNNATGGDTQRATGDLASEVRSKLEANIPDSQLTVAADEKGTVTVNGTVKNQDQFNKIQPLAQEIKGVKSVVNKAVVAPPKQ
- a CDS encoding FAD-dependent oxidoreductase, with amino-acid sequence MSSSQTEKILSQLPGDVLRGLRRTDDILTAIRDNTAPIPTVVKESQQDLDHLEWDVIICGGTLGILIGCALAVRGLRVALIERGILKGREQEWNISRQELEVFLQLNLLTKEELETAIATQYNPARVSFHGGTEVWVENVLNIGVDPVYLLATLKNKFLAAGGQLLENTPFTEVVVHPNGVVVNQQFTAKLLIDAMGHFSSITKQARQGKKPDALCLVVGSCAQGFPENPSGDLLLSFTSLQNQCQYFWEAFPARDGRTTYLFTYMDAHPQRLSLETLFEEYLRLLPTYQGVELSDLKFQRALFGFFPTYRDSPLKTPWNRILPAGDSSGSQSPLSFGGFGAMVRHLKRLTFGIEAALQTNQLSAQALSLLQPYQPNLSVTWLFQKAMSVGVNQNLSPEQINQLLAAVFDEMQKLGNPVLKPFLQDVVQFSALTQTLIKTGLSHPKLIAKIIPQVGLVNLLDWLVHYGNLGVYTALFNLSPVLETWIKNLPTPQQYYWHRLIDAWKYGSGADYYDES
- a CDS encoding DUF6464 family protein — translated: MLNIKTLLVIIVGFLPSLFSLWLIRKTHLRTRAQLRQAAMNFAGTRGRHNIQLMEGDRYYLEGVGYLIGDISCKFNARSGYIRCAVNPCGPCQGCRYYEQKELTSSEST